One genomic segment of uncultured Desulfobacter sp. includes these proteins:
- a CDS encoding radical SAM protein, with protein sequence MKYNHIFGPVPSRRLGLSLGVDLVRHKTCTLDCIYCECGPTTNLTRKRKEYVPFNEVTAELAHYFENHPDPDYVTFSGSGEPTLNPDIGRIIDFIKEKKAKIRVAVLTNATLLSDPAVRKDLSRADLVMPSLDAVTPKTFKKINRPSGQIDIHEVIDGLKTFTGSFQGELWLEVFILPGINDDRDELETLGKIIRDINPTRVQLNTLDRPGAVPGLKPASKEDLDRVAGIINAANVEIIARVKDLASGDHISDEKMEAMVMETIHRRPCTIDDFTAALNLEKGKLQILMKRLILEDKVESVQQERGLFYQTQKKSL encoded by the coding sequence ATGAAATATAATCATATATTCGGCCCGGTTCCGTCAAGGCGCCTTGGTCTTTCCCTGGGCGTGGATCTTGTCCGTCACAAAACCTGTACCCTGGATTGTATTTACTGCGAATGCGGACCGACTACCAACTTGACCCGTAAACGAAAAGAATATGTCCCTTTTAATGAAGTTACAGCAGAACTTGCCCATTACTTTGAAAACCATCCTGACCCTGACTATGTGACCTTTTCAGGTTCGGGAGAACCCACTTTAAATCCGGACATCGGCAGGATCATTGATTTTATCAAAGAAAAAAAAGCAAAAATCCGGGTGGCCGTACTGACCAATGCCACCTTGCTATCCGACCCCGCTGTCAGAAAGGACTTGAGCCGGGCTGATCTGGTCATGCCATCCCTGGATGCCGTGACCCCCAAGACCTTTAAAAAAATCAACCGGCCTTCCGGGCAGATTGATATCCATGAGGTTATTGACGGACTCAAAACATTTACCGGGTCTTTTCAGGGAGAACTCTGGCTGGAGGTTTTTATCCTGCCCGGGATCAACGATGATAGAGACGAACTTGAAACCTTAGGAAAAATCATCCGGGACATTAACCCGACCCGGGTTCAACTCAATACCCTGGACCGGCCAGGGGCTGTACCTGGTCTTAAACCGGCCTCAAAAGAGGATCTTGACCGGGTGGCCGGGATAATTAATGCGGCGAATGTGGAGATTATTGCCCGTGTAAAGGATCTGGCATCAGGTGACCATATCAGTGACGAAAAAATGGAAGCCATGGTTATGGAAACCATTCATCGCCGCCCCTGCACCATAGACGATTTTACTGCAGCGTTGAACCTTGAAAAGGGAAAACTTCAAATTTTGATGAAACGGTTGATCCTGGAAGATAAAGTTGAATCTGTCCAGCAGGAGCGAGGTCTGTTTTACCAGACCCAAAAAAAATCCCTGTAA
- a CDS encoding glycogen/starch/alpha-glucan phosphorylase, with protein MTRTNTTDGSSHTNDSNNVKKLKRGFAYKLFYQQGVWPQNASLNDYYLAVSYTVRDRMQQMFLNSIRALQERESKIVGYLSAEFLMGPHLHNNLINLGLYDQVSRAVEECGLDLKQIIDHEEEPGLGNGGLGRLAACYLDSLASLQIPAIGYGIRYEFGMFDQTFENGWQKELGDRWLHPGNPWEFKKADMAVEVGARGHTEQYTDDHGNLRVRWVPGGMVKGIPYDTPVLGYRVNNVNLLRLWSAEAPKSFDFEDFNVGDYQGAVHEKIMAETITKVLYPNDEQFWGKELRLLQQYFFVSCSMQDMVRIHLFQFPNLDNFPDKFAVQLNDTHPAIAVPEFMRLLIDVHHYGWERAWDIVTHTFAYTNHTLLPEALEKWSVAMLGRLLPRHLEIIYEINSRFLDLVRIKYPGDVDVVRRMSIIDESGERYVRMAHLACIGGHAINGVAELHTRLLKNHTLADFHRLWPDKLTNVTNGVTPRRWMVLSNPRLARLISSAIGDGWITDLYKLRELEPMVDDPVFCEKWQQVKFDNKQDICAMFSCDYGPVFNPYALFDVQVKRIHEYKRQHLNILHIVNLYHRLKSNPDLDVPPRTFIFGGKAAPGYTMAKLIIKLINSVAEVVNSDPDVNNRLQVLFIPNFNVQIGHMVYPMADLSEQISLAGKEASGTGNMKFSMNGALTIGTLDGANVEIREEVAPENFFLFGMDVNEVKDLETAGYNPQTIYNQNEGLKAAINLIATGHFAHGDRELFRPLIDSLLYHDPYMVLADYQSYVDCQQEVGEVFQDTRRWTRMAILNAARMGKFSSDRSIADYCQKIWNVKPFPVELKLQRLPEDGFKFPQRDKIVRT; from the coding sequence ATGACCCGGACAAATACAACCGATGGTAGCAGCCATACCAACGACAGCAATAACGTTAAAAAATTGAAACGTGGTTTTGCCTACAAGCTCTTTTATCAGCAGGGGGTATGGCCGCAAAACGCATCTCTCAACGATTACTATCTTGCGGTGAGCTATACGGTGCGGGATAGAATGCAGCAAATGTTTCTCAATTCGATTCGAGCCCTTCAGGAAAGGGAGAGTAAAATTGTCGGTTATCTGTCAGCCGAGTTTTTGATGGGACCCCATCTGCACAACAATCTTATCAATCTGGGTCTGTATGATCAGGTATCCCGAGCGGTTGAAGAGTGTGGCCTTGACCTCAAACAGATCATCGACCATGAAGAGGAACCCGGCCTTGGCAACGGCGGTCTTGGAAGGCTTGCTGCCTGTTATCTGGATTCCTTGGCAAGTCTTCAGATTCCTGCCATTGGTTATGGTATCCGTTATGAGTTTGGTATGTTCGATCAGACGTTTGAAAACGGATGGCAAAAAGAGCTGGGCGATCGCTGGCTTCATCCCGGTAACCCCTGGGAGTTTAAAAAGGCGGATATGGCGGTGGAGGTCGGGGCCCGGGGGCATACGGAGCAGTACACGGATGACCATGGCAATCTAAGGGTTCGCTGGGTTCCGGGAGGAATGGTCAAGGGAATCCCCTACGACACACCTGTTCTGGGGTACCGGGTCAACAACGTAAACCTGCTCAGACTGTGGAGTGCCGAGGCCCCAAAGAGTTTTGACTTTGAAGATTTTAATGTTGGTGATTATCAGGGTGCGGTGCACGAAAAAATCATGGCCGAGACCATCACCAAGGTCCTCTATCCCAACGACGAGCAGTTCTGGGGTAAAGAGCTTCGCCTCTTACAGCAGTATTTCTTTGTCAGCTGTTCCATGCAGGACATGGTTCGTATCCATCTGTTTCAGTTTCCAAACCTGGACAATTTCCCCGATAAATTTGCAGTCCAGCTCAATGACACCCATCCGGCCATTGCCGTGCCTGAATTTATGCGGCTTTTGATTGATGTTCACCACTATGGTTGGGAGCGGGCATGGGATATAGTCACCCACACCTTTGCCTATACCAACCATACTCTTCTTCCAGAAGCCCTGGAGAAATGGTCGGTTGCCATGCTGGGCCGTTTGCTGCCCCGGCACCTGGAGATTATTTATGAAATCAACAGCCGATTCCTCGATCTTGTCCGTATTAAATACCCGGGTGACGTGGACGTAGTACGGCGGATGTCCATCATTGATGAATCAGGAGAGCGTTATGTGCGCATGGCACACCTGGCCTGCATTGGCGGTCATGCAATCAACGGGGTGGCAGAACTCCACACAAGGCTATTAAAGAATCATACCCTGGCTGATTTCCATCGTTTGTGGCCGGATAAACTTACCAATGTCACCAATGGGGTGACACCCCGCCGCTGGATGGTGCTCAGCAATCCGCGCCTTGCCCGATTGATCAGCTCAGCCATCGGCGATGGCTGGATCACCGATTTGTATAAGCTCCGGGAGTTAGAACCGATGGTCGATGACCCGGTCTTCTGCGAAAAATGGCAGCAGGTCAAATTCGACAACAAGCAGGATATCTGCGCCATGTTCTCCTGTGACTACGGCCCGGTGTTTAATCCCTATGCCCTGTTTGACGTCCAGGTTAAACGGATCCACGAGTATAAACGTCAGCATCTTAACATCTTACACATCGTCAACCTGTACCACCGCCTTAAAAGCAATCCTGACCTTGATGTCCCGCCCAGGACCTTTATCTTCGGCGGTAAGGCTGCGCCGGGATATACCATGGCCAAGCTTATCATAAAGCTTATCAATTCGGTTGCCGAGGTGGTCAACAGCGATCCCGACGTTAATAATCGCCTGCAGGTTCTGTTCATCCCCAACTTCAACGTGCAGATTGGTCATATGGTTTATCCCATGGCCGACTTGAGTGAGCAGATTTCCCTTGCCGGCAAAGAAGCTTCGGGCACGGGTAATATGAAATTTTCCATGAATGGTGCCTTGACCATCGGAACCCTGGATGGGGCCAATGTGGAGATCCGGGAAGAGGTTGCCCCGGAAAATTTCTTCCTGTTTGGTATGGACGTTAACGAGGTCAAGGATTTGGAAACTGCCGGTTATAATCCCCAGACAATCTACAACCAAAACGAGGGGCTCAAAGCCGCAATCAATCTTATTGCCACGGGGCATTTCGCCCATGGCGATCGGGAGCTGTTCCGACCCCTGATTGATTCCCTGCTTTATCATGATCCGTATATGGTGCTGGCCGATTATCAATCCTATGTGGACTGCCAGCAGGAGGTGGGGGAGGTGTTCCAGGATACCAGGAGATGGACAAGAATGGCCATACTCAATGCCGCTCGAATGGGAAAATTTTCCTCGGATCGTTCCATTGCCGATTATTGCCAGAAAATTTGGAACGTCAAACCCTTCCCGGTTGAGCTCAAGCTGCAGCGATTGCCGGAGGATGGTTTTAAATTTCCCCAACGCGATAAAATTGTGCGCACCTGA
- a CDS encoding twin-arginine translocase TatA/TatE family subunit → MLGGIGIPELAIVLVIILVIFGAGKLPEIGGGIGKAICNFKKTVHEEEEPWNVKQNQSGYRS, encoded by the coding sequence ATGTTAGGTGGAATTGGTATCCCGGAACTGGCGATTGTCCTGGTTATTATCCTGGTTATTTTCGGTGCGGGAAAACTACCCGAAATCGGCGGTGGCATAGGTAAAGCCATCTGTAACTTTAAAAAAACTGTCCATGAAGAGGAAGAGCCCTGGAACGTTAAACAAAATCAATCTGGATATCGAAGTTGA
- a CDS encoding HD domain-containing protein produces the protein MLTAKFKENLEHSRQDDMAPFFYYPPEAVRTISIGYLIHDIGKLRIPDSLLNKKNGLNRQELIEMQKHVGEYGTSFLKMNGIYDVYVKNIIKYHHAAIYLNEKKTYPVYRSPSDLPPYIKICKLADIYSAMTLKRSYSEAVNPTKVVNTIFREYSGRDPILQLILYSFVKELGTCPEGSILTLKNGQSVYVINSQDPEIIVFTDQAGNTIEKTDKIINLSSPISKSQNLVIDGQHLPKTPIEMFDRLPGYLKEFHSE, from the coding sequence ATGCTCACTGCCAAATTTAAAGAAAACTTAGAACACTCTCGGCAGGATGATATGGCGCCGTTTTTTTACTACCCTCCAGAAGCCGTGCGCACCATCTCCATAGGCTATCTCATACACGATATAGGCAAACTAAGGATCCCGGATTCTCTCTTAAATAAAAAAAACGGATTAAACCGGCAGGAACTCATAGAAATGCAAAAACATGTCGGGGAATATGGAACGTCTTTTTTGAAAATGAACGGTATTTACGACGTATATGTGAAAAATATTATCAAATACCATCACGCGGCAATATATCTTAACGAAAAAAAGACTTATCCGGTTTATCGCTCCCCTTCAGACCTGCCGCCCTATATCAAAATCTGCAAACTGGCGGACATATACAGTGCCATGACTTTGAAACGAAGCTACAGCGAAGCGGTAAATCCAACCAAAGTGGTCAATACGATTTTTCGGGAATATTCAGGGCGTGATCCCATTTTACAACTTATTCTCTATTCATTTGTCAAGGAACTTGGAACCTGTCCCGAGGGAAGTATCCTGACTTTAAAAAACGGTCAGTCAGTCTATGTAATAAACAGCCAAGATCCTGAGATTATAGTCTTTACCGACCAAGCCGGCAATACTATTGAAAAAACGGATAAGATCATTAATCTTTCCAGCCCTATCAGCAAAAGTCAAAATCTGGTTATTGACGGTCAGCATCTTCCCAAGACACCAATAGAAATGTTTGACCGGCTTCCCGGATATCTCAAAGAATTTCATTCGGAATAA
- a CDS encoding argininosuccinate synthase: MAKEKVVLAYSGGLDTSVILKWLLEQGYEVFAYMADIGQDEDFQAAEQKALKIGASKVFIEDMKKEFVTDYIFPVFKSNTVYEGRYLLGTAIARPIIAKKQIEIAKEVGAQYVSHGATGKGNDQVRFELSYYALNPAIKVIAPWKNPDFLNAFQGRSDLLAYAEKHGIPTKQTAAKPYSEDDNLLHISHEAGILEDPGAVCDESIYSRTVSPEEAPDTPTRITIEFKNGIPVKVKNLENGTEKTDALDLFLYLNELGAENGIGRLDMVENRFVGIKSRGVYETPGGAILHEAHKDIEGIAMDREVMRLRDMLAAKLGELVYNGFWFSPEMEFLMAAIDKSQELIDGEVTLKLFKGVAYPISRTSPSSLYNQDLSSMDITGGYNQEDAEGFIRVSAIRLMAHRDITGRN, encoded by the coding sequence ATGGCAAAGGAAAAAGTGGTTCTGGCGTATTCGGGCGGACTGGATACGTCGGTTATCCTCAAATGGCTGCTGGAACAGGGCTATGAAGTATTTGCATACATGGCTGACATTGGCCAGGATGAAGATTTCCAGGCAGCAGAACAAAAAGCCCTTAAAATCGGTGCGTCAAAAGTGTTCATCGAAGATATGAAAAAGGAATTTGTCACCGATTATATATTCCCCGTTTTCAAGTCAAATACGGTTTATGAAGGCCGTTATCTTTTAGGTACAGCCATTGCCCGTCCCATCATTGCCAAAAAGCAGATTGAAATCGCAAAGGAAGTAGGCGCCCAATATGTGTCCCATGGTGCCACGGGCAAAGGAAATGACCAGGTTCGGTTTGAACTCTCCTACTATGCTTTGAATCCGGCCATAAAAGTCATTGCACCGTGGAAAAACCCGGACTTTCTCAATGCCTTCCAGGGCCGTTCCGACCTTCTGGCCTATGCGGAAAAGCACGGGATTCCCACCAAGCAGACGGCAGCCAAGCCTTACAGCGAAGATGATAACCTGCTGCACATTTCCCATGAAGCAGGTATCCTTGAAGATCCCGGCGCAGTATGCGATGAAAGCATCTATTCCCGCACCGTATCCCCGGAAGAGGCACCGGATACCCCCACACGCATCACCATTGAATTCAAAAACGGCATCCCGGTCAAGGTAAAAAACCTGGAGAACGGCACCGAAAAAACAGATGCCCTGGATTTATTTTTGTACCTGAACGAGTTAGGTGCCGAAAATGGTATAGGCCGTCTTGACATGGTTGAAAACCGATTTGTGGGTATCAAATCCAGGGGAGTTTATGAAACCCCGGGCGGTGCCATTCTGCACGAGGCACACAAGGACATTGAAGGCATTGCCATGGACCGGGAGGTCATGCGCCTTCGGGATATGCTGGCAGCCAAACTCGGAGAACTGGTTTACAACGGCTTCTGGTTCAGTCCTGAAATGGAATTTCTCATGGCAGCAATTGACAAAAGCCAGGAACTCATTGACGGCGAAGTGACCTTGAAACTGTTTAAAGGTGTGGCCTACCCGATCTCCAGAACCTCACCATCGTCTCTTTACAACCAAGACCTGTCTTCCATGGACATCACCGGCGGCTACAACCAGGAAGATGCCGAAGGGTTCATCCGCGTCAGCGCCATCCGCCTGATGGCCCACAGGGACATCACCGGTAGGAATTAA
- a CDS encoding VPLPA-CTERM sorting domain-containing protein, whose product MKKNILMVGMLLSLIALTPLANAAVLSFDGLFGDVGNTYTQDRFILTADDSVFYSIVEADADDGYYYTGSETLMNDYASGTTLTSADGSVFSLTSIDLSEAFTGDLLSATTIPFDVIYKDGSTYSFDLTTDGLEGAQIFTFGSELTNLDSVSFGDGEYFQFDNVTASAVPVPSSILMLVAGLGALGCARKKIA is encoded by the coding sequence ATGAAAAAAAATATTTTGATGGTTGGCATGCTTTTGAGCCTGATTGCCCTGACACCGCTGGCAAATGCTGCTGTCCTCTCTTTTGACGGGCTCTTCGGCGATGTGGGAAACACTTATACTCAAGACCGATTCATCCTGACTGCTGACGACAGTGTGTTTTATTCCATTGTTGAAGCAGATGCTGACGATGGTTATTATTACACGGGTTCCGAAACACTGATGAACGACTATGCTTCTGGCACAACTCTGACATCTGCAGACGGTTCAGTTTTTAGTCTGACGTCCATTGATCTGTCAGAGGCTTTCACTGGAGATTTACTCTCTGCCACAACCATTCCCTTTGATGTTATTTACAAAGATGGTTCCACTTACTCTTTTGATTTGACGACAGATGGACTTGAAGGCGCACAAATCTTTACGTTTGGCTCCGAGCTGACAAACCTTGATTCGGTCTCTTTCGGTGATGGCGAATATTTTCAGTTTGACAATGTAACTGCCAGTGCAGTGCCTGTTCCCTCTTCCATTCTGATGTTGGTTGCCGGTCTGGGGGCTCTGGGCTGTGCCAGAAAAAAAATTGCATAA
- a CDS encoding IS1634 family transposase: MDSTSKDQEIFNKDKLQIITERVDDVPLLIAQMVRMGIPEIIDRHIPRHGNQRDLSWGWTTAIWMAYILTEGDHRKVSMSEYVKEMQHTLLRIAGRPIAALDFSDDRLAHLLKHLSNREYWSKIEDDFNKQSIEVYDLKPETIRCDATTVSADQAITEEGLVQFGHSKDNTKLPQIKLMSAALDPLGMPLASDVVSGEKADDGLYIPLINRVSDSLKKNGLLFSGDCKMSALETRAYLISSGHHYLCPLPLTGKTVDEMKTWINEGISKDQEKTLIPVFRENYKGIVVLAAKGYEFSRIQTFQKEVEEITWQERVFVVHSPAHARQQSAGLDIRLTKAKEKLEKLTPLPGRGRRQITDEAELVAAIAKIVKAHNVEDLLEVQFEKQVEQKMKYVGKGRGALNRETIVVEKVRYQITSVEKNQEKMADEKTRFGWKAFVTEMDFDKLSLHDAILSYRNEYRVERIFGRLKSRLNIAPLFVKKDDQIEGMTYLLTLCVRVLTLIEFVVRRSLKEEKTELPDMHPENRKKTTAKPSAERILKAFSKVNLTIICDMAGNIIMRSLKPLSNLQKQIIQKLELDSFIYTQLEI; the protein is encoded by the coding sequence ATGGATTCGACATCAAAAGATCAAGAGATTTTCAACAAAGACAAACTTCAGATTATCACGGAACGAGTGGATGATGTGCCTTTGCTCATAGCACAAATGGTCAGAATGGGTATCCCGGAAATTATAGACAGACATATTCCAAGACATGGAAATCAAAGAGACCTTAGCTGGGGATGGACCACAGCCATATGGATGGCCTATATTCTGACTGAAGGCGACCACCGCAAGGTATCAATGAGTGAATATGTGAAAGAAATGCAACATACGTTGCTTCGCATAGCAGGGCGGCCAATAGCGGCATTGGATTTCAGTGATGATCGTTTAGCCCATCTTTTGAAACATTTAAGCAATCGTGAATACTGGTCAAAGATAGAAGATGATTTCAATAAACAGTCAATAGAGGTGTATGATCTGAAGCCTGAAACAATCAGATGTGATGCAACGACTGTGAGTGCGGATCAGGCAATCACAGAAGAGGGATTGGTTCAGTTTGGTCATAGCAAAGACAATACGAAGTTACCTCAGATAAAATTGATGAGTGCGGCCTTGGACCCTTTGGGAATGCCGTTGGCTTCTGACGTCGTTTCTGGTGAAAAAGCCGACGATGGATTATATATTCCGCTAATAAACCGCGTCAGTGACAGTCTTAAAAAAAATGGATTATTGTTCTCAGGTGATTGTAAAATGAGTGCACTGGAGACCCGGGCTTATTTGATATCGTCAGGGCATCATTATTTATGCCCGCTGCCCTTGACCGGTAAAACTGTTGATGAAATGAAAACATGGATCAATGAAGGCATTTCCAAAGATCAGGAAAAAACCTTGATCCCTGTGTTTAGAGAAAACTATAAAGGAATAGTAGTTCTGGCAGCCAAAGGATATGAGTTCAGCCGCATTCAGACTTTTCAAAAAGAGGTTGAAGAAATAACCTGGCAGGAGCGGGTGTTCGTGGTTCATTCCCCTGCTCATGCCAGGCAACAATCAGCCGGTCTCGATATTCGGTTGACAAAAGCTAAAGAAAAACTTGAAAAATTAACTCCTTTACCGGGGCGAGGCAGACGTCAAATAACCGATGAGGCTGAACTTGTTGCGGCTATTGCCAAAATAGTCAAAGCCCATAACGTTGAGGATCTACTGGAAGTCCAGTTTGAAAAACAGGTAGAACAAAAAATGAAGTATGTCGGTAAAGGAAGGGGTGCCCTTAACCGGGAAACCATCGTTGTAGAGAAAGTTCGTTATCAGATTACTTCTGTTGAAAAAAATCAGGAAAAAATGGCTGATGAAAAAACCCGGTTCGGCTGGAAAGCATTCGTCACAGAGATGGATTTTGATAAGCTTTCCCTGCATGATGCTATTTTGTCATATAGAAATGAATATCGAGTTGAACGTATCTTCGGCAGGCTAAAAAGTCGCCTCAACATAGCTCCGTTGTTTGTTAAAAAAGATGATCAGATTGAAGGTATGACATATCTACTCACCCTGTGTGTAAGGGTGCTGACTCTTATAGAATTTGTTGTTCGACGCTCATTGAAAGAAGAAAAGACTGAACTACCTGATATGCATCCTGAAAATCGTAAAAAGACTACAGCCAAACCTTCTGCGGAAAGAATCTTAAAGGCTTTTTCGAAAGTTAACCTTACTATTATATGCGACATGGCAGGAAATATTATTATGCGTTCATTGAAACCATTATCGAATTTGCAAAAACAAATTATCCAAAAGTTGGAATTAGACTCTTTTATTTATACGCAACTTGAAATTTAG
- a CDS encoding transposase → MFILRDLTEPLQAEFSNTAQGQKRKVWFAYTLLAVVVPFTSSITSNLLRALQTLFGLKLHSQRFYAFMASPTLPWKKLWQAMWGMIPSPGTDGRIMVALDDSINPKSGRKIFGCAHFHDHAAKSNQSSYPWSQCILAVGLLKKIKSRWACLPLDFRFYMMKKNIEAKSATAKRKGKVLSFESKMTQAATMIKDIRNYFQQPVLVIADSWFGNDGLWSRLGRGEGGFFHLLSRMRTNITLYDLAPVSTGKRKVGRPRKYGSRLGSVADCAACWKKKCRAYMVFLYGKTREVQAYSQIVMLKTMKCPVRVVFVYRKTRYVALMTTDLTLSVEQIIEYYGARWKIESGFKEIKQEIGSSKSQVRNSESVLNHLNFCMMATTLTWIYADRLENAPDRRHKIRGRAGFAFSDVRKTIAEAALSSDFYRVCPVPGQNPQKSFVKTLLRMVA, encoded by the coding sequence ATGTTTATATTACGTGATTTGACAGAGCCTTTGCAAGCTGAATTTTCTAATACAGCTCAGGGACAGAAAAGAAAAGTCTGGTTTGCATACACGTTGCTCGCTGTAGTGGTACCGTTTACATCATCAATCACCTCTAACCTGTTACGTGCCCTTCAAACTTTGTTTGGTCTAAAACTGCATAGCCAGAGGTTTTATGCATTTATGGCGAGTCCAACACTGCCATGGAAAAAATTATGGCAAGCTATGTGGGGAATGATTCCGTCACCAGGTACAGACGGACGAATAATGGTAGCACTGGATGATTCCATAAACCCAAAAAGTGGTAGGAAAATTTTTGGTTGCGCACATTTTCACGATCATGCAGCAAAGTCAAACCAGAGTTCATATCCATGGTCACAGTGTATTCTGGCAGTAGGATTATTGAAAAAAATAAAATCTCGATGGGCCTGCCTGCCCCTTGATTTTCGTTTTTATATGATGAAAAAGAATATTGAGGCAAAATCTGCTACTGCCAAACGAAAAGGGAAGGTTCTTTCCTTTGAAAGCAAGATGACACAGGCTGCCACGATGATAAAGGATATTCGAAATTATTTTCAGCAACCAGTGTTAGTTATTGCAGATAGTTGGTTTGGCAATGACGGCCTCTGGTCCAGGCTGGGTCGTGGTGAAGGCGGCTTTTTCCATCTACTCTCTCGTATGCGAACAAATATTACGCTATATGATCTTGCCCCTGTTTCTACAGGAAAACGCAAGGTTGGTCGCCCACGAAAATATGGCAGCCGTCTGGGTTCTGTGGCTGATTGTGCAGCATGCTGGAAAAAAAAGTGCCGGGCTTATATGGTTTTCTTGTACGGCAAAACAAGGGAAGTACAGGCGTATTCACAAATCGTTATGTTGAAAACGATGAAATGTCCGGTACGAGTTGTTTTTGTTTATCGGAAAACACGATACGTTGCTCTCATGACCACAGATTTAACGCTTTCTGTTGAGCAAATTATAGAATATTATGGCGCACGCTGGAAAATAGAATCCGGATTTAAGGAGATCAAGCAGGAAATTGGTAGCTCAAAATCACAAGTTCGGAATTCGGAATCCGTACTGAATCATCTTAACTTCTGCATGATGGCCACAACGCTGACATGGATCTATGCCGACAGGTTGGAAAATGCACCAGACAGAAGACATAAAATTCGGGGACGAGCCGGATTTGCATTTTCTGATGTGCGCAAGACTATAGCGGAGGCAGCATTGAGTTCTGATTTTTATAGGGTTTGCCCTGTGCCGGGGCAAAACCCACAAAAATCTTTCGTTAAAACCTTGCTACGCATGGTTGCATAG